From the genome of Fundulus heteroclitus isolate FHET01 chromosome 9, MU-UCD_Fhet_4.1, whole genome shotgun sequence, one region includes:
- the LOC118564094 gene encoding uncharacterized protein LOC118564094, translated as MTRVIAWVWRAAMKWKKLLGKTQSTSKPKWEVLSAEKLKSRAKQAVLTVGEYEDAQRDIFLAAQEGACFQDATLNRLVVYKDAETGLLVCGGRFQIFDKDKTAVPILPCDAWISSLLAQEAHNVNHEEIAGTLLRMRKKAWVTRGRKLAQKIVDSCVTCRKARARKCQQIMSDLPSERITPARPFEFTTLDLFGPYEVKDEVKKKSRLKVWGLVFCCMASRALHSDVVSDQSSEGFLLAYKRFTALRGHPKKLWSDPGKNFVGARPALKDLYTFLGQLQSPEVENEVSKHGTDWSWKLHPADSPHRNGAAEAAVRTVKRALHNLGGDGSFTWGEFQTFLYMAANLANERPIDARIQSREDCVEYISPNSLLLGRTGPRGDLGSFDFDGYPYKRLRVIQTEVDQFWRKWSQLAGPNLFIRSKWHTTHRNVATGDIVWLADQNALRSQYKLARVISVNPDKKGVVRDVHVRTFPSYPVSTIKSDQRSTRKHSTKIPSTILHRDVRRVIVLLPIEEQESSSIIRTTKTDHPQPL; from the coding sequence ATGACCAGAGTTATTGCCTGGGTGTGGAGAGCTGCAATGAAGTGGAAAAAATTGCTGGGCAAAACCCAATCCACAAGTAAACCAAAGTGGGAGGTGCTATCAGCAGAGAAGCTAAAGTCCAGAGCCAAACAAGCTGTACTTACCGTCGGCGAGTATGAAGATGCTCAGAGAGACATCTTCCTCGCAGCACAAGAGGGTGCATGCTTCCAAGACGCCACCCTCAACAGACTGGTGGTGTACAAAGATGCAGAAACCGGACTCTTAGTCTGTGGAGGAAGATTTCAGATCTTTGATAAAGACAAAACCGCTGTACCAATCTTACCATGTGATGCGTGGATATCCTCTCTGCTGGCACAAGAAGCCCACAATGTAAACCACGAGGAAATAGCAGGTACACTGCtgagaatgagaaaaaaagcatgGGTCACAAGAGGCCGGAAGCTGGCTCAGAAGATTGTGGACAGCTGTGTGACATGCAGAAAGGCCAGAGCTAGAAAGTGCCAACAAATCATGAGTGACCTCCCATCCGAACGGATAACACCAGCCAGGCCATTTGAATTCACAACATTGGATCTGTTCGGACCTTATGAAGTGAAGGATGAAGTGAAAAAGAAATCAAGGCTCAAGGTATGGGGGTTAGTCTTCTGCTGTATGGCATCCAGAGCTCTGCACTCAGATGTTGTAAGCGACCAGTCTTCTGAAGGTTTCCTACTGGCCTACAAAAGATTCACAGCACTAAGGGGACATCCAAAGAAGCTGTGGTCAGACCCTGGGAAAAACTTTGTGGGTGCCAGACCTGCTCTCAAAGACCTGTACACCTTTCTTGGCCAGCTGCAATCGCCAGAGGTTGAGAATGAAGTCTCCAAGCATGGGACAGACTGGAGCTGGAAACTTCACCCCGCTGATTCCCCTCATAGAAATGGAGCTGCAGAGGCTGCTGTACGCACCGTGAAGCGCGCCCTGCACAACCTGGGAGGAGACGGGTCCTTCACTTGGGGTGAGTTCCAAACCTTCCTCTACATGGCTGCAAACCTTGCCAATGAGAGACCCATAGATGCCAGAATCCAAAGCAGAGAGGACTGTGTAGAGTACATCAGCCCGAATTCTCTTCTACTCGGGAGAACAGGACCTAGAGGAGACCTCGGAAGCTTTGATTTTGATGGCTACCCCTACAAAAGGCTAAGAGTAATTCAAACAGAAGTTGACCAGTTCTGGAGAAAATGGAGCCAATTGGCAGGGCCCAATCTCTTCATCAGGAGCAAGTGGCACACAACACACAGAAATGTAGCCACAGGAGACATCGTCTGGCTGGCCGACCAAAATGCACTGAGGAGTCAGTACAAACTGGCCAGAGTCATCAGCGTCAATCCTGACAAGAAGGGCGTTGTCAGAGATGTTCATGTCCGAACCTTCCCCAGCTACCCAGTCTCGACCATTAAGTCGGACCAAAGGTCAACAAGAAAACATTCAACAAAAATCCCCTCTACAATTCTGCACAGGGATGTACGACGGGTCATTGTTCTCCTACCTATTGAAGAACAAGAATCATCATCAATAATCAGAACAACAAAGACTGATCATCCACAACCCTTGTGA